The stretch of DNA GCTCCCTGGATTTATTGTGACTTTAATGCGGGGTTTTGTACGGGATGTcttgttctgtgttctgtgtggaGTATTATTATTGATGatgccgcttgctgctgctgcgacaggTGCAAAGGCATTCAAGGAACACCTTGATGAATCCCATTTCAGTGAGCAATTCGTTGGCCCATCCATAAATCAtagccacacagccagagcgTCTGTCCGTTTCCATGCcattcacatttattttaaaacccTCATCCaattgcaacaaatatttaatgaacaAGCAATTCCAATTCATTTCTTTAATTGAATCGACCGCCACGATGGGCCAGCGTCCGTGGGTGTAATCCACGTATTAAATATCATGCGGCATAGTGTGGTGGCAGTTTAATTCAGTTCCGTTCTTGGCCATGCTTTTCACACTTCACGGCCTGCACTCGTAGAACTTCGCACATCACACATACGCCCCATTGCCCATTACGCATTCGCCCAGTGGTAATCATTTCTGTAAACTGTTTTCGATCTCCGCCTCGTGCGGTCATCATGCCACATCCCAGCCATCATTCAGGCCACGTAGGGGGAGGGAAACCTTTTTGTGTattgcccacacacacacacacacacaaacacaagtcGTTGTCCCGGAGCTTTTCACATGGCCGTCAGGGGCAACGGAGCGACAGAGACTTGACTTGGCCTGTCTGTCAGGCAGCTAACAAATGGAGGAGCTCCccaaagcggcagcagagaAACTATTTATATGCGGCCCCAGGCTAGCATCGATGTGTGTGCCATGGATGGAGCCTGAATGGATGGTTGGCTCCGGCGTTTGTCCATCCACTGCGTGGCCGGACCAGCCATTTATGGGCAACATATTCGAGCGCATTGTTTGCATCTGCGGTGCGTCTTCGCGTTGATTAATCGATGTGCCAGCGAACACGACGCTCGCATATCTGCAGTGCCAGCAAAATGAATCACAGCGAACGAACTGCTGGGCATAATTCCACGTGCCTCACGCGCTCCCAAGTTGACGCTCTCCTAATTGGCAGAAACTTTCGTAGGAACGCGTACACATGCGAAATCTTCGCAAGGAGCGACGCACGGCTAGCCAAATAAAACTGGCACCCAGACGACTCCTTTCCGGGACGCCATTCCACGCCACAGCCTGCTaggcctgctcctgctgctcctccttctgctcctgctgtgaataatgttgttgcttgtgttgCTAAATGCTAACGATGGGGCGCTAGGATGGGGAGTCAAGGGTTGGGGCAGACTGCGCCCCGGAAAGCGTCACAagacgatgatgataatgGCCTCGTTGCCATTACTTTGTTAAGTTGCCCCCTCTGCGTGTTGCCTGTTGGCTTAATTGATTTAGTTGAAGCTGCGCAGAGTTTAATAGTTTCACATCATCTATAAGGTATCCGGGGAGCCTCAAGGAGCTGTCGttcactctctccctcgctccaTCTCCCTCTGTCACGCTGTCAGTTCATTTGCTGAGGCATTTAATTTTCGCCAGCACTGTGTTACACATTGCCACGCGCTAACAGGGCAAAACCGGTTGAACAGCATCGCATCCatgtctgtggctgccgcGTCGCATGCAATCCAGTCCAGCTATTGAGTCAACTTGGTCTGCACCGCCAACGGGCCAACAAGCCAACAAGCCAACGGTGTAGTCAGCCTCCCTTGGGAGCTCGGATTGCCAACTGACGCCTCATCGCCATGAATGGCATTTTATCTAATCCACGGCAAAACAGCGCACCACGGCCCGATGTGTTTAAAAACccatttcaattatttattagcaGATTAAACACTGAGCAATTTCAAGAATCTGGTCTGGTCTCAATGCTGCAGGTTCGGTCTAGATGACCAGAAGAATGCGCTGCCAGCTGGAAGCTTATGGAGATACGAACAGGAAAGCATTAAGAGGCAGTGcccaaataaaaagaagacaTAAAGGAAGTGAAATCTAGCTTTCACAGTACCCAAGCATGAATCAATGAATCAAATCTGATATGTTGCAGCCTGATCCATCTTGTGCTTGTAGTAGGACAACCCCCCAGCGCTGCAGACCAACTCAATCCCTCAATGACTGTCAATCGAACAGCATGTGAGGCCAAGTTCAGGCGTAATTCCAACTGCGTCTTTTGATCGTCTTTCCAGCTCGTACTTGCTGCTGGTTTGCCGCTGTTTGCCGCTGGCTTCTGGTGCACATTACACACATTAACAAGATCATTCTCACtcgtaattgttgttgctgcaattaGCGTTGGTAGCACTTGATTtatgccagctgccagccatgCAAAGTGGAGCTGCCTCCATGTATAGACAATGTCTCCGCTCGCAAGCTCCGAGCAGCCATTGTCATCGTATAaaagctgctgcagggcctGGAAAATTGAGTCAGTCCCACCATAGAAACCGTCAAGCACGGACGCAAAGGGATTTGCCACAATCTGTTCTCTACACTCTGGATAAGATGCGAACGACAGCGGTAAGCGTGCTATTGATTATCCAGGGGGAACAGAAGCATTCATTGAATGGGTTTCCCCTCcttcagttgctgctgccgctgctgggccTTTTGGCCATCCAATTAGTCGATGAAGGAGCAGCCCATGTAGTGCCCCTGGCTGGCACCTATCTCATCTCTCAGGCAGGACCAGTGCTGTTGCTAGTCCAacctcctccaccgccaccaccagaGGATGATGGCTCCTACAAGCCTCCCGGACCCGCAGAAGATGGCTCGTGGAAGCCACAGCCTGGGTTGGAGGGTGAGCCAGAGCCCGatccacagccagagccagagctcagCCAGAGTCAAGATGGAAGCGCCAGCTCGGAGGATGGAGGTTCCCTGAGCTCGGACGGCTCTGGATCAGCTGCAGCCGAGGCTGCGGCCGCTggtgatgctgcagctgccgctggaggaggagctggcggAGCAGGACAGGCCGGACAGGCTGGCGGTATTCTTGGTGGCGCTGGAGGGGCTGGCGGATCTGGGGGCGATGGCAGCGCAGGAGGCGGTGGTGCtgggggcggcggcggtggaggaggaacTCTCACATCCGGCCAGAGCGGAGAGACTGGACAGCCCGGTGCGCCCAGTCCGTCTGGACCACAGCCTGACGGCGAGGACGGCGCCGATGGAGCCGACGGAGCAGATGGTCCTGATGGTTCCAAAGGTGGCAAAGGCGGCAAAGGTGGAAAGGGAGCACGCAATGGCGCTGGCGGAGGTGCCGGCGCAGGAGGCGCCGCAGCCCAACCCGAACCACTGCCGATAGCTCACGCCGTTCTCGTCCCAGCCCCCGTCTGGCCCGATCCGGAGCTGAATTTGATGTAAGTGTGAGAACCTCTGGAAGGCAGGAGCAAGTGTCATAATTCATAAATTCTCTACTCCTTTCACAGCCACGTTATCTAGCTGCAATCCCGACCCCTCCGCCATTTCCCAGCTACCTTTTTGATAGCCGATTAAGCATCCAATTAGTCTTAGGTCTAGTCAGTGTTTTTGGAACTCACATTTAAGTACCTTAAGCTGAGAGCAAACGAATATTAAAATTCGATTACACAGTGTAGAGGCTTGCAAgcttttcatttcgttttgccCACAAGTTTATGTTTCaatatttgtaaacaaaagCAGGAAAAGGTCAAATGTTGTGACACTTTTCATGTCCATCTGCCACAGACGGCGCCCATCCCGTGCAGGCGGCGGGATGGTTAAAATACCAACAAATTTGCttataaaaatgcataacaaTGCCACGAAAATTTCGACCCATTTCTCGGCTAGGGTGCTCAGCCCCAGTTAAAGTTGTTTATAAGACTTTATGGAACCGATGCCAGAAAGAAGTATCTGCTTATTCAAAGCCTTCGTTATGCATTCTAATGGAAGCGGGAAACAAGCGATCGGGATGCGGTTCGGTCCCAGAACCAACTTTGCAAGGATAGTCCAAGTCCGGTTTTATCtacgttttcttttgctgcttcaaTTGCTTAAATTTGCTTCAATTTGgatgcttgtgctgctgcgcACGTGTTTTGTCATTGTCATGTGTGAACAGTTTGTGGAAAAGTATTTTAACACGTTCGTATTGGCCGATTGTTGTGGCAGTTCGACTGCGCCTGAAGACTGTGGGGAGAAGGAACGTTGCTTGAAGCGTTCAAACGTGTCAGAACTTGTAGAACCAGGCTCCAAGCAATCAATTCTACATGGCTTCTACATGCAGTCGACACACCAAAAGTGATGCACACCTTTTGGCTGAACAAACTGTTTACCTCAAGCTAAAGCTTTACattttccaataaaaataCGAGAATCTAAAGGGATTTTGCTGACAATAATTTCTAATCGCCAGTCAACAGTCGGCCAAACAATCCTGCAGACAACCTCAGACAAAGCCTTTATTTTGGCTGtcaatataaaataaaataaattgtttctaATGAAAAATTACCCACAAGCATGGCCAAAACCGCACACAGGTGGGTATGCAACGAAAAATGTGTGTTGAGGGGGAATTTAAGGTTTACACGGACATCGACAACGACATCGACATCAAggccaattaaatgttttgttctGTAAAAGCTTTGACAGCAAAGtgggcaaatgcaattaacacATGGCTGTGGCATGCCCATACACTGGGGATTCCAAAATGCTAATTATGCACGTCAATCAGATGAGATTCTGTAAATTTTGAACGGTGAAAGCCAGCGacaaaatataacattttagcatgaataaacataaataaaagcttCGAGTATTTACATTGTAGCAGCAGAGGAAAGTAAACTTGAACATCAATCTCCCACGGGGGAACTCGCGGAGAGGAGAAAGGTCAAAGGAGGACAGCTTCCGTTCACATTTCCCAACGCGTCCTCTATTTTGCCATCCATGTCATAAATCTAACCCATCGTGAGGACGTGAGTGAGTGCTCTTTGTATTTCGAttttccgcttccgctttgGCTTACTTTGTGCCACAAATGGCGCGAAATATGCTGAGAATCGAATTGTCCCGGTTGCATTATCTGCCTTGCAACATTGTTGCTATCAAAAATTGTCTCGGGTGTGCAACGAGCGTCAAAGGTGGCGCGAGAAATGCATTTGTTAAGTGCTCGATGCCGTATCGCAGCTGTGACAAAGTAAGAAAATGAAGTTACCCCAAAGTCTGAGCTTTACTTTGGCAGAAACAAAGTAATTCTACTGTCCGCACTTAAGCATATCTCTATCTGTGCATTGTCTAGCACAAATTGCCAGAGACTCTGTGGATTGCAACACGTATTCAAATCCGATCAATTAGGCCATAAATTAACGCCTCaaccataaattaaattgatgcAAAACATAAAAGCCATTTgaccaaaaatatgcaaaatgcacCGCAAAAAGAACGCCCACCACAtaaaagctacaaaaataaaaacaaaaaccaaaaactctaaaaaaataaagacaacGGCAACAGAATGGCAGGGCAGGAAATCGTTTAccaattttgttattttaaagATTGTTGGCTAAAAGGCGTTTTGCTGGCTGCCAGAttgggttcgggttcgggttcggggtTTGGTGCCCTGACTGGAGGGCCAAATGGCACAATGGCCACGGTTCTGGCCCCCACAGCCATAATGGATTCAGTTTGGCCAATTGcttggcatgcaaatgaaattcttCAATTCGAATCAAATCGCGGAGTGGGGCCCCAAGTGGGGAGAAGTGGTGTGCCAGCGGGTAGCGGGTTGTGCAAATCAACGGCAGAAATTGCAATAATATTATTTGGCAAAAAGAGCTACAACAGCAATGCCGCTGCACATTCACTTTTGACTGGATTCGGACACGCCCAGACACTTGTAGCGAGCAGGGCGGTCGATTGGTCGATTGGTCCACCGGCTACCGTTTGCTGGCTAACATTCTGAGCCACACAATCgcaatttaaacaatttcgaCTACCACCAGACGGTGGCATGcccataattaaattaacagcCGGGTCAGTAACCGCCGTCTTGGCATCCCCACCTGCTCCCCCGAAGGTCACTCTCGCACACTCCTCCAAATGTATTTTCAAGTATTTTCAAAACTGATTCCACTTAGTGTTTCAGTCTGCCGTAAATTCAAATGCCAATGCATGCTTAATTGAATGGCAGGCACTGAGCGACCGAGCCCATGTCCCTCCAGACCACCATCCAAAATTTACGATGGCCGGGGCCAAGCCTTCGCACGGGGGGTACTACCCGGTACATCGTATATCGTCTCCTTTGCCTTGTCGGCCCATCAGACAGGGGTGCTCGGTGGTTTATGcgtggaaaattgaaaatcgcCGGCCACATTTTCACTTTCCGTTGGCAGTGAATGTGACCTTTGCGTGTGAGCCGTGGGTTGttgtaaatgtttaattaGTTGCCGgtagccaggccaggccaggccaggccagaaagCCTTCCTACCCACTGCCAAGGTTATTGATTGGGCCAAAGGTTGCACTTGAATTTATGGCCCACAGGCAGGCATTTAATTTCGACTCGACCTCCCATTTCCCACAGATGCCATTTCCCAAATGGAGGGGAATCCACGACAGCCTTGACAAATGCCGGGCAATCTAtttgttacaaaaaaaagggaaaaacttgTTGCCCAGCTTCACCCGATGGCAGCTCCGTTCCCCCCCAAGTCGAGTGACACATTCTCCGCATAAGACACACAAATTGCAGGCGGCAAAAAAACAAGACTCATACcgcattgattgattgtttgttCACTCTCTGTGTCAGGCCACATGCCCCGTGTGCCACCACGCTTCAGGCATTCCCCCACCACtcacacaaatatgtacatatacatatgcccCCGCCTGTGTGAGTGTATGCAAACTTCAATCGttgcattgcaaatatttatgttccTTTCAAACTTCCATCCTCCCCCCTGTCATTGCAGTCAACGCAGTCATTGTGGGGTGCGCGAGCAAAGTCGTCAGAGATGGAGATGTGTGCCAGAGCTTAAAACTCCCACAGCAGGGGGAGAAGTGGAATTTCTTAAAGATGAACAGCCAAATAAATCACATTGTAAGCAAATTTAACCAGCACATGCTGGTATTTACCACGACGAATATGCACCACAAGCTTAAATAAATCCGAATACGAAAATGCTTCAATTACAGCCTCAACTAAGCTATGACCATTGTTCGCTATTTACACAACTCACTGTACATGGTTCTGGCTTAAGCTTCCGCGCGGCGgcggccgttctttcgtctatctaTCCCGCCTTCTTCGTTTCTGCACTTCTCTCgcgctctttctttctttcgccTAGACGTAGCAGCAGCCTCAAGGTGCGCTTAGATCTAGCATATGCTTGCGCTCGCCAGCGCccgttctttcgtctctcCATCCCACTTTATTCGTTTCTGCACTTTTCTCGCGCTCGTTCTTTCTTTCACCTCTACGTATGTATCAGCAGCCCCATCTATATCTAGCATATGCTTACGCGCGTCAgcggccgttctttcgtctacCCATGCCGCCTTCTTCGTTCATGCActtctctcgcgctctctctttctttcgccTGGGCTTAGCAGCAACCCCGAGCTGCTCCAGCGCTCTCCTACAATcgccctctctcgctctcgcctAAGTTGTTCTGCATAGGGCACGGGCAATTCGGCGCTTCGGCCCTGCACCTAACTGTAAAGCGATTTACTTTTTGGAGTAATGTAATCTCGGCGATAATTTGCAGTGAGAAGAACGGTATTTGTTTCACACAAACTCAATCATTTCAAAAATCAATAGTGGCAATTTGTgatcaaatacatttttgcagtTTATTTGTCTGTTTGCAGTTTCGTATAATATATAGATTCATATCTGTTCAGATACATAAAGATTACAACAGTTATTTACAACATACTCATACAGCGTTTCTCAAACGAAATTGTAAGGAAGGAAATATATAGAAAACAGTTTACACAGGTAAAGACAAATAGAAGAGGAGAACAGGAGATAGAAGGAAGAGTAGATTGATAGACTTGTAAGAAGAAGGTTGGATACAGTTTAGCTGGGACTCAAGTCAGGCTCGATCGTTGCTTAACGGGCAAGGAAGCCACTGGCAGGTGTGACTTCAATCTCCCGTTtttgcgtctgtgtgtgtgtgcgtatagTGGAAACAGAAAGAGGCAAAGAGTAGATTGGAATGCTGCTAGAGGTTAGTGACAGTTACATTTGTATAAGCTAGCTGGCTTCGGTAGTCGGTTAGAGTGAAACGAAGGGTGTCAGGCAGAGTGTTTAGAGATATGCTCGTCTCGTCATCGTCAATGTCGTTGGCACGAATACACCGGAAACTCCGGTCTCCCGTTTAGTAGTGATCGTAGTGGCTGTGGTACTGGCCATCGTCCTCGtggcctccagcagctccaccgtAGTAGCCACCATGGGCACCGGCTCCGCCATgactggcagcggcaacggcgtTCAGGTGGGCGGCGCGGGCATGCTGCACCTCTGCGGGCTCCACGGGCACACCGTTGTGGATCACCGGAATGTGGATGGGACCGTTATGCGCGTAGCCGCCGGCATAGCCACCgtggctgctctggctggaCTCCCAGCGACCGTCGTAGCGTCCGTCATCCCAGGAGCTGTGTCCACTGCTGCCGTGGGCGGAGGCCTGCGAGAGGGCGGCGAAGTGGGCAGCCTTGGCATGCTGCACCTCGGGTGTGTCGACGGGAACTCCATTGTGGATCACTGGCACATGGTAGTTGCCGTGGGCAATGGGAGCACCGACATGGCCGGAGCGGGCGGCGGCGTGGGCGGCGAAGTGTGCGGCCTTGGCGTGCTGCACCTCAGGAGTCTCGACGGGAGCGCCATGGGCATGCGCCACTTGACCCAGAGCCTTGGCATGGGCGGCATAGTGCTCAGCCTTGGCGGCCTGTACATCGGGCGTGTCGACGGGCACTCCGCCGTGGGTGAGTGGGACATGGGCGGGTGCTCCGTAGGACCATCCTCCACCGTAGATCGAGCGCTTGTACAGGTGATGGCCTCCGGAATTgtgggcggcggcagcgtgAGCGGCGGCATGAGCGGCCTTGGCGTGCTGCACCTCGGGAGTGTCGACGGGAACGCCGCCGTGAGTCAGCACGGGGATGTGGATGCCATGAGCATAGGGCGCATAGGCggagtgggcgtgggcggCAGCGTAGACGGGAGCGGCATGAGGAGCCTGGGGCAGGTTGGTGCCTACAGCATTGAAGCCGTGATGCGGATCGGCGGTGTAGGAGACCGACTGCACGTGCCCGTGTCCGTCCACGTAGGAGTATGAGCCGCGGGTGGTGCCGTCGTGGGCGCGCGTCTCGTGCTTCTGTGAGTTGGGATCGGCATAGCCGTAGGAGTAGGTATGGCTATGGGGGTCCAGGTGCTGGTACTGTGTGGACACGGCTCCATGCCACGAGGCGGACACCGTCGAGACGAGCAAAGCGGCGGCAATCAACTGTCGAGAGAGGTGAGAGAAGTGTTATGTCATGACTCATGATTGATCTCAGGCTAAGACGTAACTATCGCCACCTGGCGCGACAATAATTACTCCAGATCCCCGCCCTCGTTCCCGTTCCCACCGCTCAagtgacacacacagagagagtgctctcttttgcagctgttgctctgcTAACCTAATTACATGGTTTACTTTTTCCACTTTCGCTTTCTGTGGCCAACCTCTTGGCAGCCCATCCCAGCCCCACACACGCCCAGCTCTCGCCTCGCCTTCTGGGAGCTCTCAAGCGCAACCGTTTGATTTGATTCCGAGATACTGGCTCAGGCAATTCGTACTCGTAGATGTTACCACATGCTGCATGCGGGTCGATTATGTATTATGTGTCGGGTGAGCAGGTGAGCGGCTCGATTTGCAACGGTTTAGCTCGGTGGGGGGCAGATGGCGGGCGGAGGGTGGCTAAACTGTCCGACATGCAACATGTCAACGGCTTATCAGCGGGATTTTGTGCAGCATTTGGGTGGCAACTGATGGATTGCCGTGCGGTTTGCTGTGTGCCTGACATGGCCGAGGTAATTGACTCTCGAATGGGTTGAAGGATAAACACCGGCTGGAGCCCAGGTGGCATTTGATTGAATGTAGAATTCAGAGCTTAAAGCAATGATTGAAAGTGAATGAAGTTATTCAAAAATCTACCACGATTggatttctgtttgttgttgatttgtaTTAACAGTGAAAAGATCTATTATCCTGCCAATTAGGTGCCTAACTATACGAAAATCTTCTCTGTTCCTTCTGTTTCAGCAGCCACTGAACCACTCGCTTATCCTTGGCACGAATTTATCCTTTTCATGGCTTGGCGTTTACATCGGGTACTTACAAATGGCTTCATTTTCGTTTCACAGAGAGTTAATCACAAGATTGAGCTTCGAAAAAAGGAGTTTGGCAGAGGGACAGGATACACTTGGGGTGAACTACTGCAGGAGAACTacacacgacacgacactAAGCACTGGGTCGATGGACGCTGGTTGAACCTCCTAGAACCACGACTAGGACTGTTAACGAACTgtgctgactgctggctggcggcTCTAATATATACCGCCAGAGACTGCAGCCGAAACGAACACTGTGGCCGAGACGGCGACAAGTAACAGGGAGAAAGGAACAGGGATCGGGGGGCCGGGCTGAGTCGCCGGCGAATTCGAATGCGaatgcgcagcagcagcagcagcagcagcagcggcgcaactgtaacaaaagcaacacaaagacacacattGAGAGCCGAGCAGAACAATGTGGCAAAAGAGTAATCGAATTACAACGTTAATCGAAGCTTAAAGCGGGTTTTGGCCAAAGCCCGAAGTCTGGTCCAAAGCCGAagccgcagctgcagtcgctgctgcagtcgtTGTCGCTACCGCAGCCGCAGAATGTGTATCAATCgagcagcaacatgttgccaccATTGTGCATGGGCAACATTttcaaacagagagagagagagagagagagagaaaccttCGATCGGTGGCTGCGTTTCCTTGGTTGCGTTTGTCACTGCAGAATGCCTGCCGTGACCTTGCTTTCGACCAAAATTGGCTTCGATTTTCATGGGTACatgcgtctgtgtgtgcgtgtgcgtgtgcctgttCAGTTaccaatttttaattgccagctTCGGCCTGGCTTAGACATTCCAATTGAGAGTGAGTTGTGGCTGGAACTTCCGCGCACTGAGCAATTAGCAATCATT from Drosophila subobscura isolate 14011-0131.10 chromosome O, UCBerk_Dsub_1.0, whole genome shotgun sequence encodes:
- the LOC117898142 gene encoding PE-PGRS family protein PE_PGRS26 isoform X1, whose translation is MRTTALLLPLLGLLAIQLVDEGAAHVVPLAGTYLISQAGPVLLLVQPPPPPPPEDDGSYKPPGPAEDGSWKPQPGLEGEPEPDPQPEPELSQSQDGSASSEDGGSLSSDGSGSAAAEAAAAGDAAAAAGGGAGGAGQAGQAGGILGGAGGAGGSGGDGSAGGGGAGGGGGGGGTLTSGQSGETGQPGAPSPSGPQPDGEDGADGADGADGPDGSKGGKGGKGGKGARNGAGGGAGAGGAAAQPEPLPIAHAVLVPAPVWPDPELNLIHVI
- the LOC117898142 gene encoding PE-PGRS family protein PE_PGRS26 isoform X2, whose product is MRTTALLLPLLGLLAIQLVDEGAAHVVPLAGTYLISQAGPVLLLVQPPPPPPPEDDGSYKPPGPAEDGSWKPQPGLEGEPEPDPQPEPELSQSQDGSASSEDGGSLSSDGSGSAAAEAAAAGDAAAAAGGGAGGAGQAGQAGGILGGAGGAGGSGGDGSAGGGGAGGGGGGGGTLTSGQSGETGQPGAPSPSGPQPDGEDGADGADGADGPDGSKGGKGGKGGKGARNGAGGGAGAGGAAAQPEPLPIAHAVLVPAPVWPDPELNLM
- the LOC117897095 gene encoding histidine-rich protein PFHRP-II → MKPFLIAAALLVSTVSASWHGAVSTQYQHLDPHSHTYSYGYADPNSQKHETRAHDGTTRGSYSYVDGHGHVQSVSYTADPHHGFNAVGTNLPQAPHAAPVYAAAHAHSAYAPYAHGIHIPVLTHGGVPVDTPEVQHAKAAHAAAHAAAAHNSGGHHLYKRSIYGGGWSYGAPAHVPLTHGGVPVDTPDVQAAKAEHYAAHAKALGQVAHAHGAPVETPEVQHAKAAHFAAHAAARSGHVGAPIAHGNYHVPVIHNGVPVDTPEVQHAKAAHFAALSQASAHGSSGHSSWDDGRYDGRWESSQSSHGGYAGGYAHNGPIHIPVIHNGVPVEPAEVQHARAAHLNAVAAASHGGAGAHGGYYGGAAGGHEDDGQYHSHYDHY